The following are from one region of the Silene latifolia isolate original U9 population chromosome 9, ASM4854445v1, whole genome shotgun sequence genome:
- the LOC141602268 gene encoding uncharacterized protein LOC141602268, translating to MRVLQGLFGSLVRTEMDWNEKSWNSPEPDSLFSPLDDPLFLSPTDQPGLKLSETVFDGSNFHHWQREIIQALLSKNKIGFISGECMLPEKTDKRYNAWIRCDIFVSRWIKNSMIKTLQDNFQYTQSSKHLWSELVERFGQLNVLELYELKKELANVKQENACLIDYYSKIKGLWENIDHIDLLIFAKKRFNGYKIAEDNNRNKKSKDNSGQAGHIIEHCYKFKAWKAKQAKKSSNSVETVTPAPPPPKTASNVEVSHNQDAEYAAVYIYVPSCLWQDGITLPYSCANYGSSNYKDWVIDTGASDHMTSDISLLHNIDHSSKTTIAYGKRCGDLYKLRVFNNHNACNNASFVHSVNKINVDLFHSRLGHSSIEKLKHVHPATMKNVNKLFCETCILAKHHSLPFNRSASHAVKCFDLVHMDLRGPYKQADRTGVQSFLTILDDYSRCTWTFFSSAENSSS from the exons atgagggtgttacag gggttgtttggttcacTAGTTAGAACTGAAatggattggaatgagaaatCATGGAA TTCACCTGAACCAGATTCTCTTTTTTCTCCGCTTGATGATCCTTTATTCTTGTCTCCTACTGACCAGCCTGGGTTGAAGCTTTCAGAAACAGTCTTTGATGGCTCTAATTTTCACCATTGGCAGCGCGAGATCATTCAGGCTCTGCTTTCCAAGAACAAAATTGGATTTATTTCTGGAGAATGCATGCTTCCTGAGAAAACTGATAAGAGGTATAACGCCTGGATTCGTTGTGATATTTTTGTCTCTCGTTGGATTAAAAATTCTATGATCAAAACTTTACAAGATAATTTTCAATATACTCAGTCTTCTAAGCATTTGTGGTCTGAGTTAGTTGAACGTTTTGGGCAATTGAATGTTCTTGAATTGTATGAGTTAAAGAAAGAACTCGCCAATGTTAAACAAGAAAATGCCTGCTTGATAGATTACTATAGTAAGATTAAGGGTCTATGGGAGAACATAGATCATATAGATCTC CTTATCTTTGCCAAGAAAAGGTTTAATGGTTATAAGATAGCTGAGGACAATAACAGAAACAAAAAATCTAAAGATAATTCTGGTCAGGCT GGTCACATAATTGAGCATTGTTATAAGTTTAAGGCATGGAAAGCCAAACAAGCAAAGAAATCCAGTAATTCTGTTGAAACTGTCACACCAGCACCTCCACCACCAAAGACTGCCAGTAATGTTGAAGTTAGTCACAATCAGGATGCTGAGTATGCTGCAGTTTATATTTATGTTCCTTCTTGTCTTTGGCAAGATG GTATCACTCTTCCCTACTCTTGTGCTAATTATGGGTCTTCCAATTATAAAGATTGGGTTATTGACACTGGAGCATCTGATCATATGACATCAGATATTTCCTTGTTGCATAATATT GACCATTCAAGTAAAACTACTATTGCTTATGGTAAAAGATGTGGAGACTTGTACAAACTTAGAGTATTCAATAATCACAATGCTTGTAATAATGCATCCTTTGTTCATTCTGTTAACAAAATAAATGTAGATTTATTTCATTCTAGGCTTGGCCATTCTTCTATTGAGAAGTTGAAACATGTACATCCTGCTACTATGAAGAATGTTAATAaattgttttgtgaaacttgcatTTTAGCCAAGCATCATTCTTTACCTTTTAATAGAAGTGCTTCACATGCTGTTAAATGCTTTGATCTTGTTCATATGGACTTGCGGGGACCATACAAACAGGCTGATAGGACTGGTGTACAGTCATTTCTTACCATACTGGATGATTATTCCAGATGCACCTGGACTTTTTTTAGTTCAGCAGAAAACTCAAGTTCCTAA
- the LOC141602267 gene encoding uncharacterized protein LOC141602267, whose protein sequence is MILEPAGLWFMDDCVVRGVTKSTKTNFVGPIPTSWTQASPAQRDAWFNNFRQAYAWSPSQERNVRIRYEEVGTRRYRDVIWKVVRRPKEPEHMKGDKYEGLIKHTKTPAFQKKSKQATLNKRGGKEDAVNEPTHYAGRRSHSPDCDGTESVYGHAFQG, encoded by the exons ATGATCCTtgagccggcgggattatg gtttatggacgattgcgtggtacgaggtgtcacgaaaagcacgaagactaatttcgtgggtccaattcctacatcgtggacacaagcttctccTGCACAAAGAGatgcgtggttcaataactttcgg caagcatatgcttggtcaccgtctcaagaacggaatgtccgtatcaggtacgaggaagtcggtactcgacgatatcgggacgtgatttggaaggtagttaggcgcccaaaggaaccagagcacatgaaag gtgacaagtatgaaggcttaataaagcataccaaaactcccgcttttcagaagaagtctaagcaagcaaccctcaacaaaagaggaggaaaggaagacgccgtgaacgagcctactcattacgcgg GAAGAAGAAGTCACAGCCCCGATTGCGACGGTACGGAATCTGTTTAcggacacgcattccagggttga
- the LOC141600433 gene encoding pentatricopeptide repeat-containing protein At1g80270, mitochondrial-like encodes MCHISSFYLLGFIIIIIPPLLSDYRRFPCIPKMWAVRRASAFSLRAPGLKIAAFRACAGHGPVSILKEDKSSPSELHLFKTDRSVTSRSCNCTVTVPRLFSVGCRCLSSQAGANSSGEENDDLEDGFSELEAPETSETTEAKVVDGDSSADSASDSESDLSSLDDVSLEETLETDLLGETEEDAGKAASKKKYTPSPLLKLILEESGPSISGALDKYFEDKEFSRPELYKVFLNLRRRKLFGKALQLSEWFEKREDSDFSERDYASRVDLIAKVRGLQKAESYVDSIPKSFREEVVYRTLLANFVSATLVDKAEKLFNKMKDLDFPVTVFTCNQMLLLYKRSDRRKIADVLLMMEKENLKPSVFTYQVLIDTKGQSGDIHGMEQVVETMKAEGVEPDIRFQAVLARHYASAGHKEKAEDVLKEMEGTDLKNNPFICPIVLPIYAKLGNAEQVERIWKFSESSPRQANFFAAIDAYGKLKNIKQAEAIFEKMIKTYKKLTSRHYTIMLQVYAENKMLSKAKELLQRMTDAGCPIGPTAWDSLVKLYVDIGEIEKADSVLQKAVQHNPKLRPMFSTYMTILDQYSKRGDVHNAEKIFQRLRQAGYIARAKPFHALLQTYINAKVPAYGIRERMKADNLFPNKGLAAQLALVDAFRKTTVSELLE; translated from the exons ATGTGCCACATTTCATCATTTTATTTATTAGggtttatcatcatcatcattcccCCCCTTCTCTCCGACTACCGACGATTTCCTTGCATCCCAAAAATGTGGGCTGTTCGTCGAGCTTCTGCCTTTTCTCTCAG AGCTCCAGGTTTGAAGATAGCAGCTTTTCGAGCCTGTGCTGGACATGGACCAGTCAGCATTCTTAAAGAAGACAAGTCAAGTCCCTCTGAGCTTCATTTGTTCAAAACTGATAGATCAGTTACATCTAGGTCATGCAATTGCACAGTAACTGTACCCAGACTATTCTCAGTCGGTTGTCGATGTCTTTCTTCTCAAGCAGGCGCTAACAGTAGTGGAGAGGAAAATGATGATTTGGAAGACGGGTTTTCTGAGCTAGAAGCCCCGGAAACTTCTGAAACAACCGAGGCGAAAGTTGTAGATGGTGATAGTTCTGCTGACTCTGCATCTGATTCTGAGTCTGACTTATCTAGTCTTGACGATGTGAGTTTGGAAGAGACACTGGAAACTGATCTACTTGGAGAAACAGAGGAGGATGCGGGCAAGGCAGCATCAAAGAAGAAATATACACCCTCACCTCTCTTAAAGTTAATTTTGGAAGAGTCGGGTCCATCTATTTCTGGTGCTCTCGACAAGTATTTTGAGGACAAGGAGTTTAGTCGCCCTGAACTATATAAAGTTTTTCTGAACCTTCGTCGACGCAAGCTATTTGGGAAGGCATTGCAG CTGTCAGAATGGTTCGAGAAGAGAGAGGATTCTGATTTTTCGGAGCGAGACTATGCATCCAGGGTTGATCTGATTGCAAAGGTACGCGGGCTCCAGAAAGCAGAGAGCTATGTTGACAGTATACCCAAATCCTTCAGAGAGGAGGTGGTCTACAGAACTTTGCTAGCAAACTTTGTGTCGGCAACACTCGTGGATAAAGCTGAAAAACTCTTCAATAAAATGAAGGATCTAGATTTCCCGGTAACGGTTTTCACTTGCAACCAGATGCTACTTCTCTACAAGAGAAGCGATAGAAGAAAAATTGCTGATGTGCTTTTAATGATGGAGAAAGAGAATCTTAAGCCTTCTGTGTTTACTTACCAAGTGTTGATTGACACGAAAGGCCAGTCAGGTGATATCCATGGCATGGAGCAAGTTGTTGAGACCATGAAGGCCGAAGGCGTAGAACCTGACATCCGCTTTCAAGCCGTTTTGGCTAGACACTATGCTTCAGCCGGACACAAAGAAAAGGCCGAGGACGTTCTAAAAGAGATGGAAGGGACGGACTTGAAGAACAACCCCTTTATCTGCCCTATTGTCCTCCCTATCTATGCAAAGCTTGGGAATGCTGAGCAAGTAGAAAGAATCTGGAAGTTTTCCGAGTCAAGCCCCCGACAAGCAAATTTCTTTGCTGCTATTGATGCCTACGGAAAGCTTAAGAACATCAAACAGGCGGAAGCCATCTTTGAGAAAATGATAAAAACATACAAGAAGCTCACCAGTAGGCACTATACTATAATGCTACAAGTTTATGCAGAAAACAAAATGCTAAGCAAAGCAAAGGAGTTACTTCAACGCATGACAGATGCCGGTTGTCCTATTGGACCAACGGCTTGGGATTCGCTGGTCAAGCTCTATGTTGATATAGGGGAAATTGAGAAAGCCGACTCGGTATTACAAAAAGCCGTTCAACATAACCCGAAACTCAGGCCAATGTTTAGTACCTATATGACCATTTTAGACCAGTATTCTAAAAGGGGTGATGTTCATAATGCCGAGAAAATTTTCCAAAGGTTGAGACAAGCGGGTTATATTGCCCGTGCTAAACCGTTCCATGCTCTTCTCCAAACATACATAAATGCCAAAGTTCCAGCTTATGGGATAAGGGAGAGAATGAAGGCTGATAATTTGTTCCCGAACAAAGGTTTGGCTGCCCAATTGGCTCTTGTGGACGCGTTTAGGAAGACGACTGTGTCGGAGTTACTAGAGTGA